GCAGCACCACTGCAGCAAGAACTACTCCTTCTCCCAGGTGATATCCAAAGAGAATCGAAACCATCGACTTTCAACGAAGGATTTGTTCAGCAATTCAATGCCAACGGTCAGACATCATAATCACACTTCGGTGAATGTTACTTCTTTTGTATCAACATGACGGTATCTGTACCACTGGACGACTGGATTGTGATACTGGCATTGGAAGACGTAATATCATAGCCCTTCTGAGTTGGGTCGACATTTAGTCGAATTAAATCTCTCGCAGGATTTGAAGACGAGGATGACATGTGTTGGGTACCAGCGTTTGAATCTAGGGTAAAGGAGACTGACTCGCCCATTTGTTTGCCATCATACTTCACTTCCAAAATCCCGTAAGGGTGCCTAAATCCGCTACCTACAATCGTTTCATATTCGTATGTGACACTCCATTTGCTATCATGACCTTGATATTCATGAAAGTTCTGTACCTGCAAATCAGGCTTGGCTTCAGACAAAACAAACTTTTGTGTGCGACTTTGCCCGCCTTCCTTCCAAGACAACGTGAGCGGCGGAGTCTTCGCAAATCCTTGTGAAAATGACTCCACAGACAACCCGCTGACAAGGGATCCGGGTTGAATTGACGTGGCCGCCGTACTTGCCCGAATTCCTGCCCAAGAAAGGGTCACTGGTGTTGCGGGAATGGGCTTTTGACCCTCGTAAAAAATCTGTATCTCGTAGTAAGGACCTTGCTTCAGCAATGATGGATAAATCACGAGTCGCCAGTTTGGCATGACCAGTTCGGCTGGTTGGTTGAACTGTAACCCTGTCCCGTACGTCTCGGACAAATTCATTGTTTTGTGCTTGGTAAAGGCGTAAAATCCACCCGCGACAATGGCAACAGCAGCTACCGCGGCAACAAACCCAGACAGCAAATCTGTGCGGTGTGTTCTTCTTCGTTTGGGTTGCACCTGCTGTATTCTCTCTTCGACGCCTAGCCATACTTGTTCATGCTCCATAGGTGTCAAATTGATGCTGTTTAATTTGGAGAACCTATCAATGAAGTCATTTCGTCTCTCCATAAGAACGTTCACCCCCTAAGATAGCGCGTAATTTTTCAATCGCCCGCTGATCTGTTGTCGTGACCTTACTTGTTGACCAGTGTAAAATTGTGGCTGTTTCCTGAACCGAATAATTTTGTACATGCCTTAACACAAAAACCTGTCGGTAGGTGGGTTTGAGTTCGAGAATTGCATCCTCGAGTAAGTGCATTTCTTCAGGATAGTCCACTACACTCGTGTCTTGTCCCAATCTGTATTCAGCCCATGCTTTTTGTTGAATTCGTCTCCTTCGAAACAAGTCAAAGATGTAATTGCGGGCTATGCTCATGATCCAAGTCCGGGGATTCGATTCTCCCCGAAAACGGTTCATCGATCTGAATGCCCGATAGAAGACTTCCTGCGTAACATCTTTCGCTTCTTCTGCATCGCCAAGCGTCAACTTTGCAAAGCGATAAACGTCATTTGCGTAGAGATCGTATAGCGACCGGATGGATTCGGACATTAAGCCGGTTCACCACCTTCCATGTAGAAACAGGTCTTCCTTACGATTAGACGAACGACGTCAAGAACCATCACACTTTTCAAAGGGGAATTTTTCGCACGACTGATTGTAAAGAACACGAAGGTCATTGGGTGGATTAACGAATTAGACGAATCGTCAGAGGATATCGGTAGTGTTCGCCGTTAGACACTTTAATGGCGGCAATGATAACCAACACGATCTGGAGGACAGCTAACGCGATGAGTAACAGAAAACCAATCAATATTAGGCACAATATTCCAGCGATGATCCCGTAGATCATCAACGATATTTGGAAGTTGAGCGCTTCTTTGCCCTGTTCGTCTACAAGCCAAAATTGATTCCGCTTTATCAACCAGACAGTCAACGGTCCAAGAATCCAACCAAGTGGAATGACCCAGCCAGCGAATGCTGCCAAGTGACAAGCCATAGCCCAGTTCTTCTCTTCCGAACTCACCCGCAAGCCCCCTCAATTAAGTTGTACTTTTCCCATGTTGCACTTTTCAGTCTTAATTACGTGATGTCCAGTCGACGATAACGGTTATTGATGCAATCAAAATGAAGCTATTAACTACGAGTCAATATATCGACCTTGAGTTGGTGCTCCACAATCTTCCCATTATTGTGGGATATTCGATAAGCCTTTCCACTTGGGCGGGAACTAACGCAACGAACGATTTTGTTGTCTGAATAATGGATTGCCACATCATCCTCGACACCAATTCCGAACGAAACCTTATTTTCCAAAAACAGGGTATAAAAGGTTTCTCGCCGTCGGTTTTGATTGTAGTGTGGACATTGGCTGCCTTGTATGAGACCCAAATCAGTCAGCATTCCAAGCTCGTCAGGTGGGTGCCACATGGTCAGTCCTTCTTCGTACCAGCACACGGAACCGGCACTAACTCCAGCTAAGATTACACCTTTGTCCCATGCGTTCCTGAGAGCAGTGTCCAAACCCCATTCCTTCCAGAGCACAATTAGATTCCTTGCCCACCCCGGTCCAACATAAACGATGTCCTGTGTTGACAGAAAGTCATTCAAGTCCTTGGGTGGCTGTCCAAATAGAGATAAATCAGACGGGGATGCATTTCGCGCGCTAAAGATTTCGTAAAATGAGCTAATCATTGCCTCCTCATCGCCACTAGCAGTCCCAATAAAGCATATTGTGGGGTTGTCCTTCATTGACTGCCTCAAAATGTACTCCTCGATGAGCGTGTTTTCCGGGTCAAACGCAAACCCGCCTCCACCAAGTGCAATTATCTGTCGCATCATAACTTCCCTCCTTAGCGGTTTTCGTGACTAGCTGGTAACAGCCTGATTGGATACTCGGATGGGGGTGACGTTGACACGTAAAATCATTCTCTTGCGGGATTCCCGAGAGGAACAAGATGAGACATTATTCCTTGAGGGAGTCCCACTGGTAGTAGGGTATCCCCGAAGAAGTGTGTTTCAACACCCAGGGTACAGGTTTCAATCCGGCTTCAGGACCATCTGTCCACATAATTCCGTTCCCTTGTGCCTTCGTATACCAGTCAGTCGGAGACTGCGATGTCTCTGTAAATGAATAAGACCAACCATCCCCCCCATTTCCTCCAAAGGTCATGTTTCCATTTGCATCCCACGACAAAATTCGTGGATTGGCAAGGCCGAGCCCCCCAGTAATTATGTACACCTCGTGACCGTGCTCGGCACCCGCAACGTTGTCCATAGACAGGTCGGTTTGCATCGTATTCAACGTCTGTTGGCTAAAGTTGTCGTATACCATCTGCTGATGGACATCCATGCATTTCAAAGAGATACGACTTCGTGCCTCGAAAGACGACCACGCTACGTCCCCATCGGGATTCCTGCTCCATCGATTGCTACGACATTCGATGGCCGCGTCGCACCCGTCATGAACTTCGTGTAGACGCCGTGTTTCGCTTGAACAAACTCATCGACAAAAGAACAGATAAGTTCCTGAATTGCCGACATGACCTTCGGTTCAGCGGATGAAATCAGGCGGCTGATGGTAGAAAAGGACAAGTGATTTGCGCCAACAATCTTCACAAACGACTTAGTCTCCGGGAGCTGATTATACAGCCACGTTTGGTTTTCGATGTATGCCCTGGCTATCCGTTCACTCGTCTCCTCATCCTCTTCAGCCCGCATTACATCGAAGTAGTCGCTGTATGATGCTGCCTCCTGTCGGATGTTCAGAACCGAAAAGTTTCGCACTTTATGGTGAATCAAGTGAAGGCTTGCGTCCAGTAGGACAACGCATTGAACACGTTCATCTGTTGCCGCCACGTTAAAGGCGGCGGCGCCACCGAGTGAATGTCCCATCATGGCGATGCGGTCGACGGCGAGCAGCCCCCGGAGACTGTCTTCATTCCATTCATCCAACTGCTCCATCACCAATCGAATATCTTTCATTCTGACTTCAAGCTGGTCATTGTCGGAAGGGTGTTTATTCGCCTGTGCCGTAACTGTTCCGTCAGGGTACACGGTGAGGAAGCTATCATACGGCGCTCCGACTGCAACCACGACATATCCTGATTGCACGACGCGCGTGACAACCTCAACATACAAATCACGGTCAATCCCAAAACCAGGTGAAAAGATAACCACAGGCAAGGGACCCACCGCTTTCGGATGTCCGTTCTGAACCACTGGGATTTTAACCGACGTCAGCATATCTTCTTCGATTCCAACATCCGAGAAGAGGTCAAGTGCCTGATTCGTCGCCGGATGAAACAGCGACAGAATCGTCGATGCGGGAACATTCTCCCGAGATGTGAGTGATGGATAATAGATGCTGACGGGGAATGACCTGTGCTCTTCGGTATTGTAAATCTCTGCTCTACTCACATCACGTACCACTTTTACGATTCGGCCAACTGGTTGTGCGTTTGTTTCCATCCGAACTCTCCCTTGACCAGGGTCGTTGAACGCTATACATTCGTTTTCTACAGAATAAGTGAACTGAGCCTGAGACTCGCGCCAATCAGGACTCGGTTGGGAAACCTTCTCGCTTCCAGCGGTCCATGCCGCCCTGCAAATGTGAGAGTTGACGAAATCCGAGTCTCATTAAGGCGGCAGCGGCGGCTTGACTCCTATGACCGGATTTGCAAATAAGCAGAAGTGGAATATCCGGAGGATAATCTCTGGCAATTACAGATTCCTGCCCGAGCGGATACGA
The Alicyclobacillus curvatus genome window above contains:
- a CDS encoding RNA polymerase sigma factor, which encodes MSESIRSLYDLYANDVYRFAKLTLGDAEEAKDVTQEVFYRAFRSMNRFRGESNPRTWIMSIARNYIFDLFRRRRIQQKAWAEYRLGQDTSVVDYPEEMHLLEDAILELKPTYRQVFVLRHVQNYSVQETATILHWSTSKVTTTDQRAIEKLRAILGGERSYGETK
- a CDS encoding rhodanese-like domain-containing protein, whose translation is MNIFNLFRHPRELQDFSPQDILERIQQNPKMVILDVRTPMEYKSGHIANAKSYPLGQESVIARDYPPDIPLLLICKSGHRSQAAAAALMRLGFRQLSHLQGGMDRWKREGFPTES
- a CDS encoding alpha/beta fold hydrolase, which codes for METNAQPVGRIVKVVRDVSRAEIYNTEEHRSFPVSIYYPSLTSRENVPASTILSLFHPATNQALDLFSDVGIEEDMLTSVKIPVVQNGHPKAVGPLPVVIFSPGFGIDRDLYVEVVTRVVQSGYVVVAVGAPYDSFLTVYPDGTVTAQANKHPSDNDQLEVRMKDIRLVMEQLDEWNEDSLRGLLAVDRIAMMGHSLGGAAAFNVAATDERVQCVVLLDASLHLIHHKVRNFSVLNIRQEAASYSDYFDVMRAEEDEETSERIARAYIENQTWLYNQLPETKSFVKIVGANHLSFSTISRLISSAEPKVMSAIQELICSFVDEFVQAKHGVYTKFMTGATRPSNVVAIDGAGIPMGT
- a CDS encoding DUF4870 domain-containing protein, coding for MACHLAAFAGWVIPLGWILGPLTVWLIKRNQFWLVDEQGKEALNFQISLMIYGIIAGILCLILIGFLLLIALAVLQIVLVIIAAIKVSNGEHYRYPLTIRLIR
- a CDS encoding Type 1 glutamine amidotransferase-like domain-containing protein is translated as MRQIIALGGGGFAFDPENTLIEEYILRQSMKDNPTICFIGTASGDEEAMISSFYEIFSARNASPSDLSLFGQPPKDLNDFLSTQDIVYVGPGWARNLIVLWKEWGLDTALRNAWDKGVILAGVSAGSVCWYEEGLTMWHPPDELGMLTDLGLIQGSQCPHYNQNRRRETFYTLFLENKVSFGIGVEDDVAIHYSDNKIVRCVSSRPSGKAYRISHNNGKIVEHQLKVDILTRS